GAAACCGCTGGAAATGAGGAGGTCTGAGGGCAGAAGGATGGCGCTTGTTTCGTTGTCTCTTTGCTGGGCGTTTCGGGTGTTGCCGCGTGTGAAGGTCCACTGTGGTCGCAAATGCAGCTCCGGTTTCACGCGCTGTGCGGACGTGAGCCGAAAAAGAAGTGTTCCCATACATTTCTTCTTTACACAACCGCACACAGCTGTCGGGGCAGGGGGTGGTAGCTGTACTGGCGCTGGTGTTGGTGGGCTCTTCTCAGTGACAACGTATCGTGCTGATCTTgctgcttttcctttcgtgCCCTTTTTTGGTTCTTTCAGCATTCTTCTCCGCAATGCCTTCGTcttcgctgttgccgcctcTTGTCCCCCTTTTTCATGTTTGCAAGCGCATCGTGGTGAACTTTCCCTTCCTGGTTCTCGTCGACCCTCGCCCTCCGGCACCTCGTTGCCCcatcctcccctcctcagtTCCTTGtggtttccctctctctcctattttctctctgtgtttgcttgccccccgctccctccccatctccGTGCATGTGATGGCATGTATGTCATCACTTGCCCACAGCTAcctctttttcctcgctCCCTGCTAGCAGTCGCCGAGCCAACGCCACCGGTCTCCGTAGATGGGAGAGAGCAGTTCGCGAAGGGCACAGGGGGGGAGACAAGTAAAGagcagaagaaaggagagacgCAAACCAAGCAGGGAAGTGCACACGACACAAACGCGAAAACGAAGGGACTTCAGCGATGCCGCTCCCCACCATTCGCACACTGTTTTAGGTGTACGGTTAGTAGTGCGAAGACGGGACTCAAGAATCGTACGAAGCAAatacatttttttttctttcccctttttaTTCTTAgagacacagcagcagcaacacgtAGCCATCGTAAAGCAATACGGGAAGATGAGCATGTCTTCCCAGCCGTAGCACACTTGAAATgtcgtctctccctctctcacccctcccGAACGTGCACACCAACGCGCCGTGACATACACCAACGGCTGCCATgagagagatggaaaagGGATTGTGCAGGCTAATCTCAAACCACCCCTGCAGGCACGCCGCCATCCCCCATTATGTACCTTTTCCACTCAATTTAAACACGAATGAATAGACAGAGGTGCGTATTCACTTTTTTTATACACTTAGCGATGGCGCGTAATGGAGTGAAGACTGCCACAACGAGGTGTGGGGTCATATTGTCTCTATTGTTTCTGTGTCTCATCGCTTTCCTAtcgcccctctcttctttgtctccTTTGttcttgcgtctctctccccctgttCCTCCTGTCGTTTCCTCCCCCCAGTTGATGCGATTTTTGGCGGAGTGGGTTGAAGGTTTAGGGTGGTGTTCAGCGAACACGTGCCCACCTCTATGTTTTGCGGGCTCTGTGAATGTGTCTGGGGATGACGATGGGTCGGTTGGAGGGCAGGGCTGGGGACAGGGgtagggggagagaggatgtGGCGGAGTGCTTTACGCTGCTTGTTTTCGTTGACGGGAGGGGAAGCGGCAACTGCGTCGTTGAAGAATGTCACTCTCCCATTTCTCACCCGTCTTCActtccccacccacccacccactcccaGCGCATGCGGTGTTCTGTTTcgttctttctttctttggtCCTCTTTACCTCCTCTGCACCCACACGCTCTTCGTGGGTGGCACGCGtccgcaacacacacacacacacgcacacgcgtccGAAAACAGGCGCCCATTGAGTAGACACGTacgcgtatgcgtgtgttgcgtatctttttttttcgttttccaTCCCTTTACTCCTTATTTTTCATTGgtgggcacgtgtgtgcgtgtgtgcccttTGTACATGCGCCTTTTCCCTtcgtctccccctttttttcgccAGCGTCAAACGCCACCGGTGCGTGCATGAATGGACTTGCGCAACAGCGAaggaaacacacaaacaaaaaaaaataaacgTACAAAATGTGAAGCCAAACCCAAACGAAAGGGACGAACAGGTGTGGGccaggggggaaggggagggggggagggaggttgCACTGCCGCATGAAAATGAAGGACGAGCGAGTCGCGACAGTGGAGGAACCGACTGcgttttctccctctttctccttttctatctttttttttcttctgctgtcTTCTACCTCTTCTAGACTGGTGCGCCTCGTTTGGAGGCTCGAGTAgcccgcttccctctctctgttttccccCAAATGCAAAGGCGGGTTTGCCGCTTCGGCCCTTACAAAAGGATTGTGACACGTCAGTCTCGCGGAGCCGTTGCGGaccgcctccttcttctATTTCTTTCTGTCTTTAAAGCGACTCGTGCCCCATGCTTCTACATGTTCGCGTACAGACCAACCATCAAGAAAGCGACAGCTGCCCATCTTTGCGGATGTACACGTGCTTTCCACCTGCCGCCGtccacgccaccgccttcgGTGCTTGTTTCTTTCCCCCTGGTGGGTGCCACTCggccctctttccttcctcgttTTCTTCCGCCACACATATCCGCCTCTTGtctcgctcccctcccccctctctgcctctacAACGAATGCTCTCGGTGACGATAGGAAAACGATAGTAACGACGATAAAGGTGGCAGCGTTGTGCTTTTTTTCTACACGGCTGCACGCGTGAGCTCCTCCATTCAAAGTAatccttttctcttcatcCTTCCTCCACGTCACGTctgcagcggagctgctgtACGTAGGGAGGCCTCcttgctgtggtgctgctcatTTGAAACTCGTGGGTTTGTCAGTGCTCACCGTGGACGAGACAAGCCGGGGCCTCcaaaccccccccccccccccccaccaccaccacacacgctCAANNNNNNNNNNNNNNNNNNNNNNNNNNNNNNNNNNNNNNNNNNNNNNNNNNNNNNNNNNNNNNNNNNNNNNNNNNNNNNNNNNNNNNNNNNNNNNNNNNNNNNNNNNNNNNNNNNNNNNNNNNNNNNNNNNNNNNNNNNNNNNNNNNNNNNNNNNNNNNNNNNNNNNNNNNNNNNNNNNNNNNNNNNNNNNNNNNNNNNNNNNNNNNNNNNNNNNNNNNNNNNNNNNNNNNNNNNNNNNNNNNNNNNNNNNNNNNNNNNNNNNNNNNNNNNNNNNNNNNNNNNNNNNNNNNNNNNNNNNNNNNNNNNNNNNNNNNNNNNNNNNNNNNNNNNNNNNNNNNNNNNNNNNNNNNNNNNNNNNNNNNNNNNNNNNNNNNNNNNNNNNNNNNNNNNNNNNNNNNNNNNNNNNNNNNNNNNNNNNNNNNNNNNNNNNNNNNNNNNNNNNNNNNNNNNNNNNNNNNNNNNNNNNNNNNNNNNNNNNNNNNNNNNNNNNNNNNNNNNNNNNNNNNNNNNNNNNNNNNNNNNNNNNNNNNNNNNNNNNNNNNNNNNNNNNNNNNNNNNNNNNNNNNNNNNNNNNNNNNNNNNNNNNNNNNNNNNNNNNNNNNNNNACCcgaacccccccccccccacccaccaccacacacgctCAAGCATAGAAGAAATCCGTCGACTCCATTTGTTGCTGCGGTTGACCTGCCATTaactccatctcctcctctgccacatGCATCGTAATCGCATCCGCGTGCGGCCGTCGGGCAGCAATCACCTTTCAAGCGGCACCAACTCGATGCAGCACATGAGCTTTGATGGCACCGATGAGTCGTTACACAACTGTCGTGCAGCTGCCCCACAGCCAGCCGAGAGCTCATTTGCGGCTCACAACAGTCAGGCATGGCATGCGCAGTCCTCTTCTTTGCCGGGCGATGCCAACGACTCTGGCGAAGCCTGGCGGTAcgcgcgccgcatcgccaGCCTAGCCTACGACACTGTCAGTGGGGTGCTTGGCGTGCTGCGTGCGAAGCCGTGCAAAGAGGTCAAGATGTCGAAAGATAATTACACCCCTCTGAAGGCACTCTCCTCCCCGACGGTCCCTCCTAACACACCCCACATCTCTGCCGCGACTTCAGCCCAAAGTTGCTGTGGTGCTCAGCAGCCGTCTGATGAGGCACACATGGCCGACACCATCGAGCTTCGTCGTCCGCGACACAGCACATTTCAGTACCAGGCGCTACCGCCACAGCCACCCGTTTCAGAGTCGGCACCGCAGATGCGCGAGGTGCCGCACATGCATCCGTCAATGCGAGGCTCACCACAGTACCAAATCACAGTGAACCAGTACTTTGCAGCACCCGAGCGTGACCTCTACCCTATTGTGTTCGCGAATCCGGACCAGGCCGCGAagcacagcggcgcctccGCTTACCCGTCTCGTGCGAGTCTCCTTACTGTCCCGTCCAGCGTGCAGGGCTATGCAAAGCGTCCGCGCCTCGCGTTTCCTCCGGCAGCTGCCGAGGAGTTGCGGGTGCGCAAGGCACCTAAAACAGCCACTGACACCAATACCTTAGATGTATCATTGAGCAACGCTCCCTCGGCGATCCCACTGGACTCACAGGATAACTCACTAACGGTGCCTATCGCATCGCTTGCGAAGCAAAGACTGTTTGGTAGGACCAAGGCAACTAACAAATATGACGCCCCTGTTACAGCAAAGCCCTCTGCTCCGCTGGCAGATGCTCCAACCGCGAAAGCGCCTCTTTTTGGCGGCACAGCGACCGCtaacgctgccgctgcgccccCCAACTTTATCTTTGGATCAAAACTTGCCGaggcagcacctgcgcgttCTGCACCCGGGGCGCCCGCCTTTGGTGTCTCCAAGAGCAACTCGTTTGTGAAAGCAGGGCCACCGGCAGTCATTCCGGATGACAATGGATTCGCTCCCAACGCGGACAGCGACGATGACAAGGACGTGAAGTCTGCTACGGATAATGCGGCACCAGCAAAGACCTCTTTTAGCTTTACCCCCCTCGGCACGAAGCCCACATTTGGCGCAGTGCCGCCATCGTCTGCCGGCGCCCCTCCCAaccctttctccttttcagCTAAGCCTGCCGaggcagcacctgcgcgttCTGCACCCGGGGCGCCCGCCTTTGGTGTCTCCAAGAGCAACTCGTTTGTGAAAGCAGGGCCACCGGCAGTCATTCCGGATGACAGTGGATTCGCTCCCAACGCGGACAGCGACGATGACACGAGGAGCAATAACAAGAGGGCCAAGGCTGAAAGTGCGTCCCCGGAtgggggcagcggtgccttttccttcagcCTGAGCTCTAGTCTCGCGAAGCCGCCTTTTGGATCTGGACTTACATCTGCCGGATCGCCATCGTTCGGGGCAAGCACAGGTGCCTCCGGGACCGCTGCCAAGCCGTTCTCTTTCGCCAATCCCACGTCTACAGGGCCGTTTGGCGCCACATACAGCTCCGGCTTTCCTTTCTCTACTTCAAAGAAGTGaggctctcctctccttctctctgtgcaaaTGCACTCGATTGGCGCTTCCACTGTTGCCCCGCTtgtgtctccctctttccccaccTCTGCACTCCATGTGTACGCTGTCCGAAACGGTGAGGGACACGGAGAATTTGCCACGGCAGGCGTTGCCCGAAAGAGAGTTGATCAAAAGGCAGAAAATATCGTCGTCACACCTCGGCTGTCGCGTAGATGTCGAGTGACGTCGTCTTTGCTCGCCCGCACCTTTTTTCatttcgtttttttttctttgcgtgCAGCACCCCGCCACGGCAGggggctgcgcagcggtgctgccaccgccctccctccctccctccctccctcccctctctcctttggcCGGCTTTGCAGTCGTTGCagtcttgtctctctctgcctttgtgtgcgtgtgtcggcGTGTTCGCCTTCTCAAGTGGGCTTCTTTCCGACCTCACTGGCACAGCGcaccctctttcctccttgCGTATCgaagtgggggtgggggtgcgaTGCTCATTGGCTGTCGCGCTGGTTTTGTTGTTAGGTGGCTACTGTAGAGACAGTGCGCGCCGTGTTGAGTgccttttcgtttgtttgtgtgtcttGTACTCATCGCCACCTCTGATGGCGTGGGGACACTTCAGTGCGCAGTACTCAGGATCTCGTACCCCATCATGTGTGGGAAAGCCAGGTGAGCTCCCCTGTACCTGCCACTGCCCAACCACTTTCTGATGGTGACAGGGCCAGGCACCAGCGACGCAGGGGTGTGTAGAGATTtagcgctgctggtgttggcGGCCAGgccctggatggcgttgcgttgAAGCGGCCCgcgacagcgaagacgcTTGTGGTGCCCATATGATAGGCCGAGTGTCCGCGTGGCTCGAACGTATCCCACCCAGTTCCCCATTGCCTACTGGTGTGAGGTCCCTGAGCCCcgccgagggatgcaccaggtggcgaggaggggtgcaatggaggtggcggtgaggcgacctgcgtagcgtgggtgggtggacaGGGTTCGGggcagaggccgtgctcaGATGGCTGGGTCGGCGAATTGCTGTAGTGCGTGCCgagtgctgcttcgcacgacACGATGGGCCTCTGAAGAGGCCACGGTGGGGTGAGGAATTTCACTCATGCATTGTGTCAACAAAAGGGGCATGATGGTCAAAGAAAACAGTGTCTTGGATGGACGTGTTTGGTcaaagcagcagtgatgATCCTACTGTTTGTGCGCCTCTTTTGGCGTATGCGTTGGTAGAGGACTGTCGGCTCCTGTTCcgacttctctcctcctcaatCTCTCTGGGTATTTAGGTGGCGATGCGACATGTTGTAGTGTAATATCAGACACGTTCAAACTCAAAGCGTGCTTTGTTTTACAGGTCGAAGGACCGAGGCTGTGGTGGCTACTGGAGAGCGGCAAACGTTCGCGTTTTCTTCACTTGCGCTGGAGGAACTGCCAATCGATTGAACAACGCTGCGAGTTGGGAGTGGACTCCCAGCcttagccccccccccttaccgCTGCTGTCTTCACGCTCTGGTAGATCACCTTGCATCGCATGGAGAACGACAAGGAAGCAGCGCGAATACGTCGAGGGGCTCCCTGGCCAGCTTTGAACGCGCTCTTTCGAACCAGCGTGATGCGTGTCTACCACCGGTTTGTGAACACGTTGTGCTTTCTTTCCCAgttcgtgtgtgtacgtAGACATGGGCTCTGATATACCCGCATTTgttctcgctgctgctgccccccccttctctcgtcCCCGCattcgctgctctctcttgccGACTCTCGCTCGCAGCACCACGCAAACGAAGGAGGGGAACTACGGAAACAGAAATAAGCTGCCGCCCGTCGCTCGAAAGACCGCGCGGTGACTGTCTTGTTCTTTTCTATTCctggctgcggcagcgcgtcgcttcttttctcttgttctcttccttctctgtccCCGTCTCTGGTGGTTCATTGGACACGACCCCATAGTTCTCTTTCTTTGGCGACTCCCTCTTCACCACTGCTCACCGTCGTCTACCTCCTCTCGCATCGTTGTTCATTCTTCAAATTGTATCTGACGGCTTCTTCCTCGATCATGTCGACCGAAGCGCGACGGGAGGAGATTCAACGCCAACTACAGGACCTGCGCGAAATGCGTGAGCGCGAGCTGGCCACCTTTgacgctgttgccgctgcgcacccAGAGTTGTCAGCGCCGGAGATCACTGCCTTGGCACAGAAGaaggccgaggcggaggtgtcGCAGAGTCTGTCACTGGATGGCGTGGTCATATccgtgggagagagagtttGCGTCAAGGATGACATTCACTTGCTGCACCGCGCAGATCGCGGGAACTTCGCCGTCGATCCCCTCAGATCGGTATACCTTGGCGAGAAAGGCCAGGTGATGCGGGTGATGAAGTCCTTTCAGGGTAAGCCAGCTGTGGAGCTGCGCTTCGCCGACGGTGCCACAAAGATTTTCTTTGTGGAATGCCTCGTTGCGCAGAGAAGTgatggcgcaggtgcagaGATCCAcaaccgcgccgccgctcggCACACCGACCCAACAAAGGGAGTCCCGAGCTTATCGAGCGTGACggtaccaccgccgccaccttcgGTACCAAAGGTAGAAGCACGGCCAGATTGGGGCCACCTGTGCATGCCACATCGTCGGCCCTCTGCTGCATtgagtgctgctgcactgccagCCTCCGttccgccaccgcccccttCCACTGTTAAAGAAGTACGCAGCACCTCTACCAAGCGTGCGGCGCTGACCCCAGCTGGAACGTTGTCGTTTTCTatccccacccacacagcgCCCGCTACATCATCGGCCGCCGAGCCACCGGTGAAGAAGGTCATCCGTGAGGCTCAGATGAAACCGCCTGCAGCCGCTCTAGCGGCTCGTTCGGTTGTGAAAGCGCCGCCGAGCGGGCTGAGTCGGCCATCGCCTTCGTTGCGTAGGGACTCGCTCCCTGCGATAGCGACAGCGGGCAGAGTACAACTGAGTCGTTTGTCGGGTGTTTCGATGGGCTCGGTTGTTGAGGAGGGGTTGGGTTCGCCCCTGTCGTGCGAGGTACAGAGCGGTGTGCCGCGCTGCCCCAGTGCCGCAGTAGACTCGGAGGACATACCAGACCTTCGTCCTACACCGAGCTCTTCCTTCTGTGACAGCGGTGGTTCGGttgatgcggcggcggagagcTCGGCCGGTGCGACCGTGGGGTTAGGCGATGCGGTTGGTCCCTCAACGACCTCCTTGCATGAGGCGCCCACGACCCCAAAGCAGGCGACATCGGACCTCTTCGATGAGGCTACAGCACTGGCACAGCGGCGTTCCAGCGGTGTTGGTAACTCAGGCACAAAACTGTGCTGGCTTGTCGGCCTCTCCAGCTCTGGCGGCAGCCTCTCCGAGCCCCTCCGCATCTCCCTGCAGGCGCAGTGCACCACCATGTTCGCAGTCTTCGCTGCCGTCACTCGCAAGTTGCGGTGGGACAGACAGCGCCTTACGGCCACCCGTCTCTTCACAGACAAGGGTGTCGAGATTAAGTCGGCGAGTGCTGTGCGCGATGGCATGCAGCTGGTCGCTACCACAGGGTGTGCTTACAAGCCTGAGGGTATCGCATTGCCCTTCGCCGACGTGGGCGATGCGCGGCTCGCCCCTACAGGTGCAAGCCGTGCGAACAAAGCCCCAAACACCCGTCCCACCTCAGTCATCACAGGCACAGCGGTCGCGCCTGCCTCCACGTCGAGCAGCGGTGCTACCCCAGCTGAGCCTTCTCCTGCACCTGTGTCTTCTTCAAGGAAAGCCACTCCTCTTCCAAAGCAGTCAActgccacggcggcgccCAAGCGTGttgcgcctccgcctctgaCGGTAGCGAAGGTGATTCACATTCGCGTCTACGAGAACGGACTCTACGACGACAACATCTACCGCACCATCACGGTTCGTCCAGCATACAAGACGCTCAACGTTCTCAAAACGGTAATCACCCGTGAGCTTCAGTGGCGGGACGGCAAGAAGGTGCGCGTTCTTTTCGATGCCTCGGGTGCGGAGGTTGTAGAGCTGTGCAGTCTTCTCGACGGTGACACAGTCGTAGCCTCGGCAGGTGACCGCTTTGTTATTCCTTACCCGAATACCGTGATTCACAAAGAGGCCATGAAGCTATCCGAGCGGTTGTGCTGAGGTGGCTGGACGTTGTAAAGTGTGCGTgaggcggtgaggcggcATGAGTCCTTGCCACTGTGCAATCTGCGAGTGGTCCTCTTCTATGGGCAGTCGATGTATTCGTCTTGTACGGGGATCAGCAGTACACGGAGAGGAACCCAAGGTTCCACAAGACAGGCTTGGGCTCCTTTGGGCACCGTCCTCTCACTGACGCGTCAGGTCTACGTGTACAGGCGCGTTTCTTTATGTTCTGTGTTGTGATTGACGACGTAGAGGTCAGTCCTCGACGACAACTGCTGCCTTGGAAGTGGCGAGCGCAATCGTGCACGTCCATCGAGGCGCCACGTTTCACGTTGCGttcgtgtatgtgtgcgtgtagaaGTGCGATGCAACACCTTTGCTACAACTGTGATGGATGACAAATGCGtacgacagagagagagagagagcgaagatgACATGTGCCAAGGGTGgcaaggaggggagagaagccaCGAAGGCGAACCGCGTGGACCGCAATACAGTCTCCGTCACGGGAACGCCTACCCCACACCTTTGTTGCCACTCGTGTTTTGCAGTCCCCGACTCAACGCGGCGTATGTGCGCATGACAATAGGGTGTGTCTGAGGCATACGCGCTGGCGCGATGTGTGGCTGATCTCCTGAGGACCCCGAAACGATCTGCGTCCGGGTCTGTGGAGATCGATAGACTTTGTGTCGGTGCCTTTGCCACCTGCGAAAAATACCATCATGTCCCTCTTCTTGCCTGACGCTGCTCGCGTTTTTTGGgtcgtttcttcttcccctaCTCGTCTTGCTTTTCCGTTATGTCTGCGCGCATCACACCCGCGCAAGACATacgcacaaacgcacgtACCACTCTTAACAAAGAGCAGATTTTAATAGAACGCAGCGCTGGCTGCTCaagcgctgcgtcgctgccggtgctgtaCTGCTGTGGCGACACCCTTAGAgtcactcctccccctttttcccatCTTCCGGCAGTTCTTCAAGCACCTTTGCTTACTGCTTCTCTGCGAGCCTtgtctcttccctctttctttgctccTCTTGGTCGCTTCGAAAAGGACTCTTGCCTTGCTGTGTGCCGCCGCGGAGTCGTCTGCGCCGCCCAAACATGATGCAgcgcgcggcggaggcgacgctAGTAGGAGAAGCGTTTTCTCAGTTCAACTTCAccgtcgacgccgcggcatctaatgcgctgcggcaggctACAGATGCATTTTCGATGGAAAGCACGGATGAGGTTGTAGGACTTGTTcgccagctgctggagaagcttCTTCAGACGGAGTCgtcggctgcggctgcgtggACGCAAGTGTACGTGTTTGGTTCGAGTGGTCTGGGCGCCGCTATCACGGGTAGCGACATCGATTTGTATGGTGAGCGatttcctccttctcttggtttctttttttctgtttgcgCTTAAcatcttccctcctccctccccctctctcctctcttccttcccacctcgctcgtttctctctctcccttctccctctctctcctctctctagCCCCACATCTGCGTTCCTTTTCAGTGATCTCTGAGGGAAGCACCGCAACAGGCatgtaggggggggggaggggagcaaagggggggagggggcagcagaGTGGGCAAGGAGGATGCTTTCGTTGCTTGTGTATCCTTACCGACGCGCAGACcttccatctctctcgcttcatTTCACTTCAACTTTCATTTCTCTCCTCTACTCTTCTCTCGGCTTCTCCGCATGTTCGAACCACACATTATGTGTGTGATGGTGGCGATCACGTggaccaccacctctctctacACCATGCTCACATGTCTCCCCACTACTCCTTTCTTTCGCACTTACTCGTCTGCATGACGAACCACGTGTACATCCTCGTACGCCCCATCCATGCTGGGCATATACGGTGACGCGATACTGCGGTCATGGCGCATGCGGGGGCCGCACCGTCTCTCTCGggtttctcctttctcttttttccctttatCCTTCTCCACGCCTCATGCCCTCATCCGAGGCGTGAACGGGGACGGCATGCGGAGCTCTGCGTACTTCGCCGTGCGCGTCTTCACGGCAACATGACAAACTGCTATCACGCAACGACGGTGgtgcgcacatgcgcacacgccgccCCGTCGTTGCACTCAgttctctcttttattttttttttctttcctcgctGCGTGCTGGTCGTTGCTGCATGTCGCTGTGAAGAATTGCATTGTGCTCCGCTTCTGTGAACACTACTTTGTTCTTCCAAAAATTACCGCGCTTGACTGAGGGGCGCCTGCAGGATGTTGTCGTGGTCACGTCAGCTCGTGTTCCGCTGATCAAGTTTTCGTACAAGGGCGTCCATGTTGATCTTCTCTTTGCCTCTGTGGATATGCGGACCGCGCCTGATACAagtgagctgctgcgcgacgacTTTCTTTCCCTGGTGTCGCTGCCCTGTCGGGCAACCGTGAATGGGATTCGTACAATTCTCGAGATCCGCCGCCGTCTTCCCCTTCCGCTGGATTCGTACGCCTGCGTACTGCGCGCTGTAAAGTActgggcggcgcagcggcaggttTACGGGAACCTCTACACATTCCCCAACGGCGTGTGCCTTGCCATCATGGTGGCCCGCGCCTGCCAATTTTGCCCCGTCGCGGACAGTGGCGTCAttttgcgcttcttcttctccctgtACGTGTGGTGGCTCTTGCGGGACACGCGCATGGATCCTGTCTCTATTGTGcccaaggaggaggacgcagCTATCGTGCGAGTGCCGgggatgccgccgccgtgggaTGCAGTCTGGGACGCGGCCGATCTGTTCCCGGTGCTGAATCCGGCCCAGCCTACCGTCAACGCCGCCCACGCAGTGGGCCGCAGCGGACTGCAGCTCTTTTTCAAGGAGCTCCTCCGTGCCGAGCAGCTGTGTGCCTCAGTCCCACTGTCGTACTCGGAATTGTGGAAGCCGTACAATATACTCGATGAGCACCGCTTCTTTGTGGGCGTTCACATCTCGTGCGAGCACCCATCTCTTGCAGCGTGCGAGGACACTATAAATGCATGGAAGGGGTACGTAGAAAGCAAGCTGCGTATGCTTGTGTACTCGCTCGAGtgtgtggcggaggtgcggcCATTTCCGCGCCCAGTCGTCGATGAATCGCCCCGAGAGGTGACTCGAAGCGGGGTGACAATGCATTGCCGCTCCCGCGCATTTTTCTTTGGCGTCCGCAACGGCAACAAGGATGTGGCACGCAGCGATGTGGAGGCGGCATTCAGCGAGTTCGAGTTTTCGGTGACGGAGGGCACCACTGGAAAAAATCCGTTTGAGTGGGATAGGGAAGTCATGCTGGGGCCACGGCTGtctttcttctccatctATGACCCATTGACAGCCGACTCACCGTGTCAGGCACTCTACAGTGCGTGCGCCGATATTATGGGGTCTGCGTTGTGAAAAAGCCACCATGATGGCGTGTTATGGATGGGTCTCCTCTTCGGCGCTGCGTGGATGAActgcgacggtgacgagATGGGTCGGCACCCGACACCCGCGTTCTGTGGCAGCCCcgtgtttttttttagttttttcttttctcacTCGCCTTCCCAGACCCTCTTGCATGTCACCTCGACAAGAGCACAGAACCCTCCCCCCAACGCACGCCGGGGAAGGACGGCGAACGAAGAACGCAAAGAACAACAGTGAAGGTTAGAGGCCCCCGAatggcacacacaaaaagaaaaaaacaatCACACTACGAAGGCTCACGTCTGacgtgctgccgcggccgccgctgcccactCCGGACtgtaggaggggggggggaggtgctgcaTAGTGGTATCGCATGCGCCACCTGGCGAT
This Leishmania panamensis strain MHOM/PA/94/PSC-1 chromosome 29 sequence DNA region includes the following protein-coding sequences:
- a CDS encoding hypothetical protein (TriTrypDB/GeneDB-style sysID: LpmP.29.2590), with product MHRNRIRVRPSGSNHLSSGTNSMQHMSFDGTDESLHNCRAAAPQPAESSFAAHNSQAWHAQSSSLPGDANDSGEAWRYARRIASLAYDTVSGVLGVLRAKPCKEVKMSKDNYTPLKALSSPTVPPNTPHISAATSAQSCCGAQQPSDEAHMADTIELRRPRHSTFQYQALPPQPPVSESAPQMREVPHMHPSMRGSPQYQITVNQYFAAPERDLYPIVFANPDQAAKHSGASAYPSRASLLTVPSSVQGYAKRPRLAFPPAAAEELRVRKAPKTATDTNTLDVSLSNAPSAIPLDSQDNSLTVPIASLAKQRLFGRTKATNKYDAPVTAKPSAPLADAPTAKAPLFGGTATANAAAAPPNFIFGSKLAEAAPARSAPGAPAFGVSKSNSFVKAGPPAVIPDDNGFAPNADSDDDKDVKSATDNAAPAKTSFSFTPLGTKPTFGAVPPSSAGAPPNPFSFSAKPAEAAPARSAPGAPAFGVSKSNSFVKAGPPAVIPDDSGFAPNADSDDDTRSNNKRAKAESASPDGGSGAFSFSLSSSLAKPPFGSGLTSAGSPSFGASTGASGTAAKPFSFANPTSTGPFGATYSSGFPFSTSKK
- a CDS encoding hypothetical protein (TriTrypDB/GeneDB-style sysID: LpmP.29.2600), producing MSTEARREEIQRQLQDLREMRERELATFDAVAAAHPELSAPEITALAQKKAEAEVSQSLSLDGVVISVGERVCVKDDIHLLHRADRGNFAVDPLRSVYLGEKGQVMRVMKSFQGKPAVELRFADGATKIFFVECLVAQRSDGAGAEIHNRAAARHTDPTKGVPSLSSVTVPPPPPSVPKVEARPDWGHLCMPHRRPSAALSAAALPASVPPPPPSTVKEVRSTSTKRAALTPAGTLSFSIPTHTAPATSSAAEPPVKKVIREAQMKPPAAALAARSVVKAPPSGLSRPSPSLRRDSLPAIATAGRVQLSRLSGVSMGSVVEEGLGSPLSCEVQSGVPRCPSAAVDSEDIPDLRPTPSSSFCDSGGSVDAAAESSAGATVGLGDAVGPSTTSLHEAPTTPKQATSDLFDEATALAQRRSSGVGNSGTKLCWLVGLSSSGGSLSEPLRISLQAQCTTMFAVFAAVTRKLRWDRQRLTATRLFTDKGVEIKSASAVRDGMQLVATTGCAYKPEGIALPFADVGDARLAPTGASRANKAPNTRPTSVITGTAVAPASTSSSGATPAEPSPAPVSSSRKATPLPKQSTATAAPKRVAPPPLTVAKVIHIRVYENGLYDDNIYRTITVRPAYKTLNVLKTVITRELQWRDGKKVRVLFDASGAEVVELCSLLDGDTVVASAGDRFVIPYPNTVIHKEAMKLSERLC
- a CDS encoding poly(A) polymerase, putative (TriTrypDB/GeneDB-style sysID: LpmP.29.2610) is translated as MQRAAEATLVGEAFSQFNFTVDAAASNALRQATDAFSMESTDEVVGLVRQLLEKLLQTESSAAAAWTQVYVFGSSGLGAAITGSDIDLIALCSASVNTTLFFQKLPRLTEGRLQDVVVVTSARVPLIKFSYKGVHVDLLFASVDMRTAPDTSELLRDDFLSLVSLPCRATVNGIRTILEIRRRLPLPLDSYACVLRAVKYWAAQRQVYGNLYTFPNGVCLAIMVARACQFCPVADSGVILRFFFSLYVWWLLRDTRMDPVSIVPKEEDAAIVRVPGMPPPWDAVWDAADLFPVLNPAQPTVNAAHAVGRSGLQLFFKELLRAEQLCASVPLSYSELWKPYNILDEHRFFVGVHISCEHPSLAACEDTINAWKGYVESKLRMLVYSLECVAEVRPFPRPVVDESPREVTRSGVTMHCRSRAFFFGVRNGNKDVARSDVEAAFSEFEFSVTEGTTGKNPFEWDREVMLGPRLSFFSIYDPLTADSPCQALYSACADIMGSAL